A single Carnobacterium inhibens subsp. inhibens DSM 13024 DNA region contains:
- the mnmA gene encoding tRNA 2-thiouridine(34) synthase MnmA, which yields MKDNSKTRVVVGMSGGVDSSVTALLLKQQGYDVVGIFMKNWDDTDEFGMCTATEDYNDVALVANQIGIPYYSINFEKQYWDKVFTYFLEEYKKGRTPNPDVMCNKEIKFKAFLDYAIELGADYVATGHYAQVERDENGVTHMLRGVDNNKDQTYFLNQLSQEQLAKTLFPLGGMQKPEVRRIAEEAGLATAKKKDSTGVCFIGERDFKKFLMTYLPAQPGKMMTVDGEIKGQHDGLMYYTIGQRQGLGIGGGGKSSDPWFVIGKDLETNTLYVGQGFNHEWLLATHLEASDLHFTINEEKPRSFKCTAKFRYRQADTGVTVHLNEDGTAATVEFDEPVRAITPGQAVVFYDGMECLGGGTIDAAYNETRELQYV from the coding sequence ATGAAAGACAATAGCAAGACTCGTGTTGTAGTCGGCATGAGTGGAGGCGTTGATTCATCCGTTACAGCTTTATTGTTAAAACAACAAGGCTATGATGTGGTGGGTATTTTTATGAAAAACTGGGATGATACAGATGAGTTTGGTATGTGTACAGCGACGGAAGATTATAATGATGTTGCGCTAGTAGCTAATCAAATTGGAATTCCATATTATTCTATTAACTTTGAAAAACAATATTGGGATAAAGTTTTTACCTACTTTTTAGAAGAGTATAAAAAAGGCCGTACGCCTAACCCAGATGTTATGTGTAATAAAGAAATCAAATTTAAAGCTTTCTTAGATTACGCTATCGAACTAGGCGCAGATTATGTGGCTACTGGACATTACGCTCAAGTAGAACGAGATGAAAATGGCGTTACTCATATGTTAAGAGGCGTAGATAACAATAAAGATCAAACTTACTTCTTAAATCAATTATCGCAAGAACAATTGGCTAAAACGTTATTTCCTCTTGGCGGCATGCAAAAGCCAGAAGTACGTAGAATCGCTGAAGAAGCAGGATTAGCTACTGCTAAGAAAAAAGACTCTACAGGTGTTTGCTTTATTGGAGAACGTGATTTCAAAAAATTCTTAATGACTTATTTACCGGCACAACCAGGTAAAATGATGACAGTAGATGGGGAAATAAAAGGGCAACATGATGGATTGATGTATTACACTATCGGCCAACGTCAAGGGTTAGGTATTGGCGGCGGAGGCAAATCAAGTGATCCTTGGTTTGTTATTGGGAAAGATCTAGAAACCAATACGTTGTATGTAGGACAAGGTTTTAATCATGAATGGCTGCTTGCTACTCATTTAGAAGCTTCTGACCTTCATTTTACAATAAATGAAGAAAAACCTCGTTCATTTAAATGTACAGCTAAATTCCGTTACCGCCAAGCTGATACCGGTGTTACGGTTCACTTGAACGAAGATGGAACAGCAGCTACTGTTGAATTTGACGAACCAGTACGCGCAATCACTCCTGGACAAGCAGTTGTTTTTTATGACGGCATGGAATGTTTAGGCGGCGGTACGATTGATGCAGCTTACAACGAAACAAGAGAATTGCAATACGTTTAA
- the recD2 gene encoding SF1B family DNA helicase RecD2: MFEKEPPYFVGQVVAIFYQNPTNFYKVLLTRVIETNSSFTEKEIVITGNFGQIQEEENYRFFGQLIEHPKFGMQFNAERYRQEKPTSAEGVIAYLSSDKFPGIGKKTAETIVDLLGEDAIDQINADETVLAKIPGLNSKKREVIVDTIRSSNGMEKIIIGLNDFGFGSRLAYTIYQTYQEETLEVIQENPYRLIEDVENVGFKKADAIAENLGFAADSPGRIQAGILFSLNELCLSEGNTYTLAEPLLRETIKVLEESRSFIIEPDLVAKELLKLIEENKLIEDNHKLYINSLYAAEWGIATSVKRLMENSEKIQYSGHNIKKEIRKMEKRLGIQYGQSQVEAIEEALISPLFILTGGPGTGKTTVLNGIVNLFAELNGLSLEIEDYHDKIFPILLAAPTGRAAKRMNESTGLPSSTIHRLLGLNGQEKPSAELSDRELEGGLLIVDEMSMVDTWLANQLLRAVPQNMQVIFVGDKDQLPSVGPGQVLHDLIHAKQIPSRELTEIYRQDDGSSIISLAHAIKEGKLPADFTKNKKDRSFFQCNTYQIEPVIRQVVERAKDKGFTAQDIQVLAPMYRGPAGIDALNKMMQEIFNPNPSGRRKEVKFNDKNYRIGDKVLQLVNYPEMNVFNGDMGEITGINLAKETEDKVDEIVIQFDANEVVYKRNEWIKITLAYCCSIHKSQGSEFKMVILPMVQNYHRMLRRDLLYTAITRSSELLILCGEPNAFEESVSKSSATRLTTLAERLLGDELLPRESNAEPVGIKEATAIETKTSTNDADSTQLSLIEDKKEPKNYKLTIEMIQSNAIDPMIGMEGIVPHN, encoded by the coding sequence TTGTTTGAAAAAGAACCACCTTATTTTGTAGGGCAAGTTGTTGCAATTTTCTATCAGAATCCGACAAACTTTTATAAAGTATTGCTGACACGAGTCATTGAGACAAATAGTTCTTTTACAGAAAAAGAAATTGTCATTACGGGTAACTTTGGACAAATCCAAGAAGAAGAAAACTATCGCTTTTTTGGTCAATTGATTGAGCATCCTAAATTCGGTATGCAGTTTAATGCAGAACGTTATCGACAAGAAAAACCAACTTCTGCTGAAGGTGTGATTGCTTATCTTTCAAGTGATAAATTTCCAGGGATCGGAAAAAAAACAGCTGAAACGATCGTTGATCTTCTAGGGGAAGATGCGATTGATCAAATTAATGCAGACGAGACCGTCTTAGCTAAAATACCTGGATTAAATAGTAAGAAGAGAGAAGTAATCGTTGATACTATCCGTTCAAGTAATGGAATGGAGAAAATAATTATTGGGTTAAATGATTTTGGCTTCGGAAGTCGATTAGCTTATACGATTTACCAAACGTATCAAGAAGAGACTTTAGAAGTTATCCAAGAGAATCCTTATCGCTTAATAGAAGATGTTGAAAATGTAGGATTTAAAAAAGCAGATGCGATCGCAGAGAACCTTGGTTTTGCAGCGGATTCTCCAGGACGTATTCAAGCGGGAATCTTATTTTCATTAAATGAGTTGTGTCTTAGTGAAGGCAATACGTATACATTAGCAGAGCCTTTATTAAGAGAAACGATAAAAGTATTAGAAGAAAGCCGGTCATTTATTATTGAACCGGATCTAGTAGCAAAAGAATTACTAAAATTGATTGAAGAAAATAAACTGATTGAAGATAATCATAAGCTGTATATTAATTCATTGTATGCTGCAGAATGGGGTATCGCTACTTCTGTCAAACGTTTGATGGAAAATAGTGAAAAAATTCAATATTCTGGTCATAATATCAAAAAAGAAATACGTAAAATGGAAAAAAGATTGGGAATCCAATATGGGCAATCACAAGTAGAAGCCATTGAAGAAGCTCTCATTTCACCATTATTCATTTTAACTGGTGGTCCAGGAACCGGAAAAACAACCGTATTGAATGGAATCGTAAATTTATTCGCAGAACTAAACGGTTTGTCTCTAGAAATTGAAGATTACCACGATAAGATTTTTCCTATTCTTTTAGCTGCACCAACAGGGCGTGCAGCTAAAAGAATGAATGAGTCTACTGGACTGCCCAGTAGCACGATCCATCGACTCCTTGGGTTGAATGGTCAAGAAAAACCAAGCGCTGAACTTTCTGATCGTGAACTAGAGGGTGGATTGTTGATCGTTGATGAAATGTCAATGGTTGACACGTGGTTAGCTAATCAATTGTTAAGAGCTGTACCACAAAATATGCAAGTTATATTTGTTGGGGATAAAGATCAGTTGCCTTCTGTTGGACCAGGACAGGTTTTGCATGATCTTATTCATGCAAAACAAATTCCTAGCAGAGAATTAACCGAAATCTATCGTCAAGATGATGGTTCGTCAATTATTTCTTTAGCTCATGCAATAAAAGAAGGTAAATTACCTGCAGATTTTACTAAGAATAAAAAAGATCGTTCTTTTTTTCAATGCAATACTTATCAAATTGAACCTGTCATCCGCCAGGTAGTGGAAAGAGCTAAGGATAAAGGGTTCACTGCTCAAGACATTCAAGTTTTAGCACCTATGTATAGAGGACCGGCTGGAATAGATGCCTTGAATAAAATGATGCAAGAAATATTTAATCCAAATCCTTCAGGCAGACGAAAAGAAGTCAAATTTAATGACAAAAATTATCGGATTGGAGATAAAGTCTTACAATTGGTGAATTATCCAGAGATGAATGTCTTTAATGGCGACATGGGAGAAATCACTGGTATCAATTTAGCGAAAGAAACCGAAGACAAAGTGGATGAGATCGTTATTCAATTTGATGCAAATGAAGTCGTCTATAAACGAAATGAATGGATAAAAATCACGTTAGCCTATTGTTGTTCAATTCATAAATCGCAAGGTTCGGAGTTCAAAATGGTTATCTTACCAATGGTACAAAACTATCATCGGATGTTAAGACGTGACTTGCTATACACTGCCATTACAAGAAGTAGTGAGTTGCTTATTCTATGTGGTGAACCGAACGCTTTTGAAGAAAGTGTAAGCAAATCATCAGCTACTAGACTAACAACATTAGCAGAGCGGTTACTAGGTGATGAGCTGCTACCTAGAGAAAGTAATGCAGAACCTGTTGGTATTAAAGAAGCTACGGCAATAGAAACAAAGACGTCTACTAATGACGCTGATTCTACCCAGTTGTCTTTGATAGAAGATAAAAAAGAACCAAAAAATTACAAACTAACAATTGAAATGATCCAATCTAATGCTATCGACCCAATGATCGGCATGGAAGGAATCGTACCGCATAACTAA
- a CDS encoding diacylglycerol/lipid kinase family protein, giving the protein MSTIEHYHLVINECSGSGRGKKISQQVIQTLTNKRLSIELYKSVYPGHTIKLVHSLAQKITQNPALSQLIIIIGGDGTLHEAFLGLGEEFAHLPLGYIPSGSGNDFARGNGIPKNPVKALEQILAADQPKKIDVLQYLDHHQNSTGYAVNNVGIGFDAAIVKKANHSPSKPFLNKIGLNSLVYLACFIQVFFKQASFPLTIIIDGKKKQFEDAFLVIVNNHPYFGGGIPVSPKASQVDGKLDLIILPKLPFLKILYLFSLMITGEKHLNHKDVYYSQSKTLSLKTTRTIDSNADGEELTYQSIDFTLHTSSRYFWH; this is encoded by the coding sequence ATGTCTACAATAGAACACTATCACCTTGTTATAAACGAATGTTCAGGTTCAGGAAGAGGAAAAAAAATCAGTCAACAAGTGATCCAAACGTTAACAAATAAACGCCTCTCAATTGAATTATATAAGTCAGTTTATCCTGGGCATACCATTAAATTAGTTCATTCTTTAGCACAAAAAATAACTCAAAATCCAGCCTTGTCCCAATTAATCATTATAATCGGAGGAGATGGTACTTTACACGAAGCCTTCTTAGGTTTAGGAGAAGAATTTGCTCATCTTCCATTGGGCTATATTCCTTCGGGTTCCGGAAACGATTTTGCGCGTGGCAACGGCATACCAAAAAATCCTGTAAAAGCGCTAGAGCAAATTTTAGCTGCTGATCAGCCAAAGAAAATAGATGTCCTTCAATACCTTGATCATCATCAAAATAGTACAGGCTATGCCGTAAACAATGTTGGGATCGGTTTTGATGCGGCAATTGTCAAAAAAGCTAATCACTCTCCTTCTAAACCATTTTTAAATAAAATCGGATTGAATTCACTTGTTTACCTTGCTTGTTTCATTCAAGTTTTTTTCAAACAAGCTTCTTTTCCCCTGACTATTATAATTGATGGCAAAAAGAAACAATTTGAGGATGCTTTTTTAGTTATTGTAAACAATCACCCTTATTTTGGCGGAGGTATTCCTGTTTCACCTAAAGCATCTCAAGTAGATGGTAAATTAGATTTGATTATTTTACCCAAACTTCCATTTTTGAAAATTCTTTATCTATTCAGTTTGATGATTACTGGAGAAAAACACCTCAATCATAAAGATGTTTATTACTCACAATCAAAAACACTCTCACTTAAAACAACTCGAACAATTGATTCAAATGCAGATGGCGAAGAATTGACGTATCAGTCAATCGATTTTACCCTTCACACCAGTTCTCGTTATTTTTGGCATTAA
- the alaS gene encoding alanine--tRNA ligase has translation MKKLASNEVRQLFLDFFESKGHKVEPSASLVPFEDPTLLWINSGVATLKKYFDGSVVPENPRITNAQKSIRTNDIENVGKTARHHTLFEMLGNFSIGDYFKEEAIEWAWEFLTEEKWLGLDPDKLYVTVYPEDTDTKKIWKEKVGLTDDHIVDVADNFWDIGAGPSGPDSEIFYDRGEAFNDLAEDDPENYPGGENERWLEIWNLVFSEFNHKPDDTYEPLPNKNIDTGMGLERVVSILQDAPTNFETDLFMPIIEKVEVLSKVKKYGEDSIDDISFKVIADHVRAVSFAIGDGALPSNEGRGYVLRRLLRRAVMHGKKLGIDEAFLFKLVPIVGSIMNSHYPEIVEQEEFIVKVIKNEEERFHETINDGLTILNERMSELKEKGEKRIAGADIFKLYDTYGFPVELTEEFAQDEGFEVDHEGFEKEMTAQRERARAARSDEKSMGVQTKLFNDLKEESLFVGYNKTKELGRLEVIATDDEIKSTIEAGQKARLIFDKTPFYAEMGGQVADKGVIKNDSGKTVAKVVDVKKAPAGQPLHTVEVMEVLTVGETYELAVDEALRNRITRNHTATHLLHQALKDILGEHANQSGSLVTAGHLRFDFTHFGQITQKELDEMEQIVNEKIWESIPVVTVETDIAKAKEMGAMALFGEKYGDKVRVVNVGDYSIELCGGVHVGNTSEIGIFKITSESGIGAGVRRIEAVTSEAAYKLVQTEQKQLNEVAALVKAQQTQDVITKVQQLQNELKEIQKENESLQAKLANDQAGDIFKDVKEVNGITVVAAKVDVKDMNQLRQLADQWKQQAVSNVLALGFAKDGKVNLLTAIDAETIKKGFKAGDLIKTIAPLVGGGGGGRPDMAQAGGKNPAGLPEALEKVSEWIKEKA, from the coding sequence ATGAAAAAATTAGCAAGTAACGAAGTTCGTCAATTGTTTTTAGATTTTTTTGAATCAAAAGGTCATAAAGTAGAACCTAGTGCATCACTAGTGCCTTTTGAAGATCCAACACTGTTATGGATCAATTCTGGTGTTGCTACCTTAAAAAAATATTTTGACGGATCTGTTGTACCAGAAAATCCAAGAATTACAAATGCACAAAAAAGTATACGTACAAATGATATTGAGAATGTAGGGAAAACGGCTCGTCATCATACGCTATTTGAAATGCTTGGAAATTTCTCAATTGGAGATTATTTCAAAGAAGAAGCTATTGAGTGGGCATGGGAATTTTTAACAGAAGAAAAATGGTTAGGCTTAGATCCAGATAAATTGTATGTGACAGTTTATCCAGAAGATACAGATACTAAAAAAATCTGGAAAGAAAAAGTCGGATTAACAGATGATCATATCGTAGATGTAGCAGATAATTTTTGGGATATTGGTGCTGGCCCAAGTGGTCCCGATTCAGAAATATTCTATGACCGTGGAGAAGCGTTCAATGACCTAGCTGAAGATGACCCAGAAAACTATCCTGGTGGAGAAAATGAACGCTGGTTAGAAATTTGGAATTTAGTATTTTCAGAATTCAATCATAAACCAGATGATACGTATGAACCATTACCAAATAAAAATATTGATACAGGTATGGGATTAGAACGTGTTGTGTCTATTTTGCAAGATGCACCGACAAACTTTGAAACAGATTTATTTATGCCAATCATTGAAAAAGTAGAAGTATTGAGCAAAGTTAAAAAATATGGTGAAGATTCAATAGACGATATTTCTTTTAAAGTTATTGCAGATCATGTTCGTGCGGTAAGTTTTGCTATCGGAGATGGTGCATTACCATCTAATGAAGGACGTGGGTATGTATTGCGTCGCTTGTTGCGTCGTGCAGTTATGCACGGGAAAAAATTGGGTATTGATGAAGCTTTCTTATTTAAGCTAGTTCCTATTGTAGGTTCTATTATGAACAGCCATTATCCAGAAATAGTGGAACAAGAAGAATTCATTGTTAAAGTGATTAAAAATGAAGAAGAACGATTCCATGAAACCATTAATGATGGTTTAACAATCTTAAATGAACGAATGAGTGAACTAAAAGAAAAAGGCGAAAAAAGAATCGCCGGCGCTGATATTTTTAAGTTATATGACACTTACGGATTCCCAGTTGAATTAACAGAAGAGTTTGCTCAAGATGAAGGTTTTGAAGTAGACCATGAAGGTTTTGAGAAGGAAATGACTGCTCAAAGAGAACGTGCACGTGCAGCACGAAGCGATGAAAAATCAATGGGTGTGCAAACGAAACTATTCAATGATTTGAAAGAAGAAAGTCTATTTGTTGGATACAATAAAACAAAAGAATTGGGTAGATTAGAAGTTATTGCGACAGATGATGAGATTAAATCAACAATAGAAGCTGGTCAAAAAGCTCGATTAATTTTTGATAAAACGCCTTTTTATGCTGAAATGGGTGGTCAAGTTGCCGATAAAGGAGTTATTAAAAATGATTCAGGTAAGACAGTTGCAAAAGTTGTAGATGTTAAAAAAGCTCCAGCAGGACAACCGTTACACACAGTAGAAGTAATGGAAGTTCTTACTGTAGGAGAAACATATGAGTTGGCTGTCGATGAAGCATTAAGAAATAGAATCACTAGAAACCACACAGCAACACATTTACTGCACCAAGCATTAAAAGATATTTTAGGGGAGCATGCGAACCAATCTGGTTCCTTAGTAACAGCTGGTCATTTACGTTTTGACTTTACTCATTTTGGTCAAATCACTCAAAAAGAATTAGATGAGATGGAACAAATCGTAAATGAAAAAATATGGGAATCCATCCCAGTTGTAACAGTAGAAACAGATATTGCAAAAGCGAAAGAAATGGGTGCAATGGCATTATTCGGTGAAAAATATGGGGATAAGGTCCGCGTTGTAAATGTTGGCGACTATTCTATTGAATTATGCGGTGGAGTACATGTCGGCAATACGAGTGAAATTGGTATCTTTAAAATTACTTCTGAATCAGGAATAGGTGCCGGTGTTCGTAGAATTGAAGCTGTAACAAGTGAAGCTGCATATAAATTAGTACAAACCGAACAAAAACAGTTGAATGAAGTAGCTGCATTAGTAAAAGCACAACAAACTCAAGATGTAATCACTAAAGTGCAACAATTGCAAAATGAATTAAAAGAAATTCAAAAAGAAAATGAATCCTTGCAAGCGAAATTAGCTAATGATCAAGCAGGCGACATTTTTAAAGATGTAAAAGAAGTAAATGGGATTACTGTTGTTGCTGCTAAAGTTGATGTGAAAGATATGAACCAATTACGTCAATTAGCAGATCAGTGGAAACAACAAGCTGTATCAAATGTTTTAGCATTAGGTTTTGCTAAAGATGGAAAAGTTAACTTGCTAACAGCTATTGATGCTGAAACGATCAAAAAAGGATTTAAAGCAGGGGATCTTATTAAAACGATTGCTCCACTTGTTGGCGGAGGTGGCGGAGGTCGTCCTGATATGGCACAAGCTGGTGGTAAGAATCCAGCAGGTTTGCCTGAGGCTTTAGAAAAAGTTTCAGAATGGATCAAAGAAAAAGCATAA
- a CDS encoding IreB family regulatory phosphoprotein — MSSTDETVRFNVGDNSEKSVKETLSLVYDALEEKGYNPINQIVGYLLSGDPAYIPRHKDARNLIRRHERDEIVEEIVKTYLKESGPKA, encoded by the coding sequence ATGAGTTCAACAGATGAAACAGTACGTTTTAACGTGGGTGACAATAGTGAAAAAAGTGTAAAAGAAACTTTGAGCCTAGTATATGATGCTTTAGAAGAAAAGGGATACAATCCAATTAATCAAATTGTTGGCTACTTGCTATCAGGAGACCCTGCTTATATTCCACGTCATAAAGATGCTCGAAATTTAATTAGACGCCATGAACGTGACGAAATTGTTGAAGAAATCGTTAAGACCTATTTGAAAGAGAGTGGACCTAAAGCTTAA
- a CDS encoding cysteine desulfurase family protein, with product MEKMYFDHAATSPVHPEAIEVVYEAMKNHYGNASSIHNYGRDSRRIVDNARVVFAKSIGAKPNEIIITSGGTESDNTAIIETALKRQQEGKHIITSMVEHHAVLRPMEYLETLGFEVTYLPVDEKGQVDPNLVRANLRPDTILVSIMYANNEVGTVMDIAEIGAVIDENESTAYFHTDAVQAYGTEDIDVKRDHIDLLSVSGHKINGPKGIGFLYVNETIHLPSFMLGGEQEKKHRAGTENIPAISGLQKAVEISQLNREERKVQYHELRTQLIEQLTQSGIEFELNGNKENQLEHIMSLWIKHVSSEQLLMSLDLAGIAVSAGSACTAGNIDPSHVLLAMYGEKSPIVGETIRVSFGLGTTSEQITYLAEQLIKISLRLKR from the coding sequence ATGGAAAAAATGTATTTTGATCATGCTGCAACTAGTCCTGTTCACCCAGAAGCTATTGAAGTGGTTTATGAAGCAATGAAAAATCATTATGGTAATGCATCAAGCATTCATAATTATGGAAGAGACAGCCGTCGCATTGTAGATAATGCTCGGGTTGTTTTTGCTAAAAGTATAGGTGCTAAACCAAATGAAATTATTATTACTAGCGGTGGTACAGAATCAGATAATACAGCAATTATTGAAACAGCCTTAAAAAGACAACAAGAGGGTAAACATATTATTACGTCAATGGTAGAGCATCATGCTGTTTTGAGACCAATGGAATATTTAGAAACACTTGGATTTGAAGTGACTTATTTGCCGGTTGATGAAAAAGGGCAAGTTGATCCCAATCTGGTTAGAGCAAATTTAAGACCAGACACCATTTTAGTCTCAATCATGTATGCAAATAACGAGGTAGGAACTGTAATGGATATAGCTGAAATTGGCGCTGTCATTGATGAAAATGAATCAACAGCATACTTTCACACAGATGCTGTTCAAGCTTATGGAACAGAAGATATCGATGTTAAAAGAGACCATATTGATCTGCTTTCTGTTTCAGGACATAAAATCAATGGTCCTAAAGGAATTGGCTTTCTTTATGTCAATGAAACGATTCATTTACCAAGTTTTATGCTAGGTGGAGAACAAGAAAAAAAACACCGAGCTGGAACAGAAAATATTCCTGCCATTTCCGGTTTACAAAAAGCAGTTGAAATCAGTCAGCTTAACCGAGAAGAACGCAAAGTGCAGTATCATGAGTTACGCACTCAATTGATTGAACAATTAACTCAATCAGGTATAGAATTTGAACTAAATGGAAATAAAGAAAACCAATTAGAACATATCATGAGTCTATGGATCAAGCATGTTTCTTCAGAGCAGTTATTAATGAGTTTAGATTTAGCCGGCATAGCTGTTTCAGCCGGTTCAGCATGTACGGCTGGAAATATTGACCCAAGTCATGTCTTACTTGCTATGTATGGAGAAAAAAGTCCTATTGTTGGAGAAACGATCCGTGTGAGCTTTGGGCTTGGAACTACATCTGAACAAATCACTTATTTAGCTGAACAACTGATAAAAATTAGTTTAAGGTTGAAGAGATAA
- a CDS encoding tetratricopeptide repeat protein, giving the protein MERNHKAFQLWEQGEFNQAIQLLMEEINDNPDNSDSYYNLATMFILGHKYDDAKAILETAIEKYPNDSIFIYAFGNLYYELENYQVSLNYFEQVTQFQETPLKKDAMVMIGQNYLALDQSKKALVYFLSAYEEDKLDMTLILLIGNTLMQVGSFQEAKKYFELSMEQAPQNDEAWFKRGVVGMVLEEDLNIFQSFFNKSKELNPSRYEERIQQLTAIESIVKNQKDVE; this is encoded by the coding sequence ATGGAACGAAACCATAAAGCTTTTCAGTTATGGGAACAAGGCGAATTTAATCAAGCCATTCAATTACTTATGGAAGAAATCAATGATAATCCTGACAATAGTGACAGTTATTATAATTTAGCAACCATGTTTATTTTAGGTCATAAATATGATGATGCAAAAGCAATACTAGAAACGGCAATTGAAAAGTATCCTAACGATTCCATTTTCATTTATGCGTTTGGAAACCTTTATTATGAATTAGAGAACTATCAAGTTTCATTAAACTATTTTGAACAAGTAACCCAATTCCAAGAGACTCCGTTAAAAAAAGACGCTATGGTGATGATTGGACAAAATTATTTAGCCTTAGATCAATCAAAGAAAGCCTTGGTTTATTTTTTGAGTGCGTATGAAGAAGATAAATTGGATATGACGTTAATTTTATTAATAGGCAATACATTAATGCAAGTCGGCTCATTCCAAGAAGCCAAAAAGTACTTTGAGTTAAGCATGGAACAAGCTCCGCAAAATGATGAAGCTTGGTTTAAAAGAGGAGTAGTCGGAATGGTTTTAGAAGAAGATCTCAATATTTTTCAATCATTCTTTAATAAATCAAAAGAGTTGAATCCAAGTAGATATGAAGAGCGAATCCAACAGCTAACAGCTATAGAAAGTATAGTGAAGAACCAAAAAGATGTCGAATAG
- a CDS encoding cysteine desulfurase, which translates to MAFEKKATLQGSTESFKVNPNAKKYTLRDNGFEETTKGNFQFTRTMDADPTNKQSVKLKIVVTDDLAQLKISTTTGNGLRTVNIYNGAAYAAIREKVDFTFHDLIECGVLEKV; encoded by the coding sequence ATGGCATTTGAAAAGAAAGCAACTTTACAAGGATCAACTGAATCGTTTAAAGTGAATCCCAATGCAAAAAAATATACATTAAGAGATAATGGATTTGAAGAAACGACTAAAGGGAATTTTCAATTTACTCGAACGATGGATGCTGATCCAACGAATAAACAAAGTGTAAAATTAAAAATTGTAGTTACTGATGATTTAGCACAACTAAAAATTTCGACAACAACAGGTAATGGATTGCGAACAGTTAACATCTACAATGGAGCTGCCTATGCAGCTATTCGCGAAAAAGTAGATTTCACTTTTCATGACCTTATTGAATGTGGAGTATTAGAAAAAGTATAA
- a CDS encoding YitT family protein — protein sequence MNVLKKKLMSNKYTLGAIDILYIVVGSFIAAVSFNAFLLPNLIVSGGISGVSMITSNVFNWDPSIVQLAFNIPLLLICFIFFGKEAGYKTILGSLILPAFIGMLDFMEPWTDTPLLAALFGGIVTGIGLGIVFRAKASTGGTSIVAQVIHEYLKLPLGMSMALIDGLVIVGALLVFDGEVVMYSIISLFVISRTIDVVQVGFNHSKNVMIISEYPSEVKQAIFDTVNRGVTNLGIKGGYGNSDKEMLMCVVAEQEFTLLKDTILDVDENAFVVAMSASEVWGRGFTLAKEKPIV from the coding sequence ATGAACGTTTTGAAGAAAAAATTAATGTCAAATAAATATACATTAGGTGCAATTGATATTTTGTACATAGTCGTAGGCTCTTTCATTGCTGCTGTTTCTTTTAACGCGTTCTTGTTGCCTAATTTAATTGTTTCGGGCGGCATCAGTGGAGTAAGTATGATTACAAGCAATGTGTTCAATTGGGATCCTTCTATTGTCCAGTTAGCTTTTAATATTCCTTTGCTTTTGATTTGTTTCATTTTCTTTGGAAAAGAAGCTGGCTACAAAACAATTTTAGGAAGTTTGATTTTGCCAGCTTTTATAGGCATGCTTGATTTTATGGAACCATGGACCGATACGCCTTTGTTGGCTGCTTTATTTGGAGGGATTGTTACAGGAATTGGATTAGGTATAGTCTTCAGAGCTAAAGCTTCAACTGGAGGCACTAGTATTGTGGCTCAAGTGATACATGAGTATCTAAAATTGCCATTAGGTATGAGTATGGCATTGATTGATGGTTTAGTCATTGTAGGTGCATTACTTGTTTTTGATGGAGAAGTTGTTATGTATTCTATCATTTCACTTTTTGTGATCAGTCGTACGATTGACGTTGTTCAAGTTGGGTTTAATCATTCTAAGAATGTTATGATTATTTCTGAATACCCTTCTGAAGTAAAACAAGCCATATTTGACACGGTGAATCGTGGAGTGACCAACTTGGGTATTAAAGGCGGCTATGGAAATTCAGATAAAGAAATGTTGATGTGTGTCGTTGCTGAACAAGAATTTACTCTTTTAAAAGACACGATTTTAGATGTAGATGAAAATGCCTTTGTGGTTGCTATGAGTGCAAGTGAAGTATGGGGCCGTGGTTTTACACTTGCTAAAGAGAAGCCAATTGTTTAA